The Prosthecodimorpha staleyi genome has a window encoding:
- a CDS encoding carbohydrate ABC transporter permease gives MLPAGVFLICFLAYPLGLGVWLGFTDARIGRTGQFIGLENYQFLWIDAVFWLSVFNTLLYTITASILKFGLGLWLALILNQHLPFKAFFRAIVLLPWVVPTVLSGIAFWWIYDSQFSIVSWSLIKLGVIDHYINFLGEANMARASVIAANVWRGIPFVAISLLAGLQTISPSLHEAATLDGATPWQRFRYVTLPMLSPIISVVMTFSVLFTFTDFQLIYVLTKGGPVNATHLMATLSFQRAIPGGQLGEGAAIAVAMIPFLLAAILFSFFGLQRRKWQQGGSD, from the coding sequence ATGCTGCCGGCCGGCGTCTTCCTGATCTGCTTCCTGGCCTATCCGCTCGGGCTCGGAGTTTGGCTCGGCTTCACGGACGCCCGCATCGGCCGGACCGGTCAGTTCATCGGCCTGGAGAACTATCAGTTTCTCTGGATCGACGCCGTCTTCTGGCTCTCGGTCTTCAACACGCTGCTCTACACGATCACGGCGTCGATCCTGAAATTCGGCCTCGGGCTCTGGCTGGCGCTGATCCTCAATCAGCACCTGCCGTTCAAGGCCTTCTTCCGCGCCATCGTGCTGCTGCCTTGGGTCGTGCCGACGGTCCTGTCCGGCATTGCCTTCTGGTGGATCTACGACAGCCAGTTCTCGATCGTCAGCTGGTCGCTGATCAAGCTCGGCGTGATCGACCACTACATCAACTTCCTGGGCGAGGCGAACATGGCGCGCGCCTCGGTGATTGCCGCCAATGTCTGGCGCGGCATCCCGTTCGTCGCCATCTCGCTGCTGGCCGGCCTGCAGACCATCTCGCCGTCGCTGCATGAGGCCGCGACGCTGGACGGCGCCACGCCGTGGCAGCGCTTCCGTTATGTGACGCTGCCGATGCTGTCGCCGATCATTTCGGTGGTGATGACCTTCTCGGTCCTGTTCACCTTCACCGACTTCCAGCTCATCTACGTGCTCACCAAGGGCGGGCCGGTCAACGCGACCCACCTGATGGCCACGCTCTCGTTCCAGCGCGCCATTCCCGGCGGCCAGCTCGGCGAGGGTGCCGCGATCGCGGTCGCCATGATCCCGTTCCTGCTCGCCGCCATCCTGTTCAGCTTCTTCGGCCTGCAGCGCCGCAAGTGGCAGCAGGGCGGCTCGGACTGA
- a CDS encoding cupin domain-containing protein — protein MVTVDKAAPFGKAAEIAWQDLGAGVRRRILCFDDHLMVVEVAFEKGAIGALHSHPHRQASYVQSGRFELTIDGQTAELGPGDVYFVSPDLVHGAVALEPGVLVDVFTPAREDFL, from the coding sequence ATGGTGACGGTCGACAAGGCGGCGCCTTTCGGCAAGGCGGCCGAAATCGCCTGGCAGGATCTGGGCGCCGGCGTGAGGCGGCGCATCCTGTGTTTCGACGATCATCTGATGGTGGTCGAGGTCGCTTTCGAGAAAGGCGCCATCGGTGCGCTGCACAGCCATCCGCACCGGCAGGCGAGCTATGTCCAGTCCGGCCGGTTCGAACTGACCATCGACGGTCAGACGGCCGAACTCGGTCCGGGCGACGTCTATTTCGTCTCCCCGGACCTGGTCCACGGCGCCGTTGCGCTGGAACCCGGCGTGCTGGTCGACGTGTTCACGCCGGCGCGGGAAGATTTTCTTTGA
- the otnK gene encoding 3-oxo-tetronate kinase has translation MTLALGCIADDYTGASDLANSLAKAGLRTVQTIGVPDAGLALPEIDAIVCAFKIRSVPAADAVAAALQAETWLRGQGAGHVLYKVCSTFDSTDDGNIGPVTDALRARAGEPIAIVNSAFPEAGRTIYQGHLFVGALPLNESPLKDHPLNPMTDANLVRVLARQSRSGVGLVDRKTIAAGAAAVAARLAALVQEGKGAAIADTIEDADLETLGRVAMTHRVSTGASGLGLGIARALVASGRVSAAATGTAGLEVVGGPAACLAGSCSQATLGQIAEAERIMPVLRLDAGRLVTDGIAETDRAIAFAAERLGAGPVLVASSGTPAEVAAVQAKFGRDAAGHAIEAGMARIAEALVARGVRRLVVAGGETSGAVVERLAIPAFRLGPEIAPGVPVLHALGIAGGPMVLALKSGNFGAPTFFADALKLMP, from the coding sequence GTGACGCTCGCCCTCGGCTGCATCGCCGACGACTATACCGGCGCTTCCGATCTCGCCAACAGTCTGGCCAAGGCCGGGTTGCGCACCGTACAGACGATCGGCGTGCCCGATGCAGGGCTCGCCCTGCCGGAGATCGACGCCATCGTCTGCGCCTTCAAGATCCGCTCGGTGCCGGCGGCGGACGCCGTCGCGGCAGCCCTGCAGGCGGAAACCTGGCTGCGCGGCCAGGGCGCCGGCCACGTCCTCTACAAGGTCTGCTCGACCTTCGATTCCACCGACGACGGCAATATCGGCCCGGTCACGGACGCGCTGCGCGCGCGGGCCGGCGAGCCGATTGCGATCGTCAATTCGGCCTTTCCGGAGGCCGGCCGCACCATCTACCAGGGCCATCTCTTCGTCGGCGCCCTGCCGCTGAACGAAAGCCCGCTGAAGGACCATCCGCTCAACCCGATGACCGACGCCAATCTGGTGCGCGTGCTGGCGCGGCAGAGCCGCTCCGGCGTCGGCCTGGTCGACCGCAAGACCATCGCGGCCGGGGCTGCGGCGGTGGCGGCGCGGCTCGCGGCGCTCGTCCAGGAGGGCAAGGGTGCCGCGATCGCCGATACCATCGAGGACGCCGATCTCGAAACCCTCGGCCGGGTCGCGATGACCCACCGGGTCTCGACCGGCGCCTCCGGCCTCGGCCTCGGCATCGCCCGGGCGCTGGTCGCATCTGGGCGGGTGAGTGCCGCCGCGACCGGCACGGCCGGGCTTGAGGTGGTCGGCGGACCGGCGGCCTGCCTGGCGGGGTCCTGCTCCCAGGCGACCCTCGGCCAGATCGCCGAGGCCGAGCGGATCATGCCGGTGCTGCGGCTGGATGCCGGGCGGCTGGTGACCGACGGCATCGCCGAGACCGACCGGGCGATCGCCTTCGCGGCCGAACGCCTCGGCGCCGGCCCGGTGCTGGTCGCGTCCAGCGGCACGCCGGCAGAGGTGGCCGCCGTGCAGGCGAAGTTCGGTCGCGACGCGGCCGGCCACGCGATCGAAGCCGGCATGGCGCGCATCGCCGAGGCCCTGGTGGCGCGCGGCGTGCGGCGGCTGGTCGTCGCCGGCGGCGAGACCTCCGGCGCGGTCGTCGAGCGGCTGGCCATCCCGGCCTTCCGGCTTGGCCCGGAAATCGCGCCCGGCGTGCCGGTGTTGCATGCCCTCGGGATCGCCGGCGGGCCGATGGTGCTGGCGCTGAAGTCCGGCAATTTCGGCGCCCCGACCTTCTTCGCCGACGCGCTGAAGCTGATGCCGTGA
- the kduD gene encoding 2-dehydro-3-deoxy-D-gluconate 5-dehydrogenase KduD, protein MKLFDLSGRVAIVTGASTGLGRGMAQGLAEAGADIVGIARSDQSATAAGVEAAGRRYCAIAADLASADAGDTIREAVAAFGRADILINNAGMIRRADSLDFTESDWDAVIDLNLKSIFFLSQAFARHCVAAGQPGKIIHIASMLSYQGGIRVPAYTAAKSGLLGLARIMANEWAKHHINVNAIAPGYMVTDNTAAIRADATRNAEISARIPAGRWGEPADLAGAAVFLASAASDYVHGTCLPVDGGWLAR, encoded by the coding sequence GTGAAGCTGTTCGATCTTTCCGGCCGCGTGGCCATCGTCACCGGCGCCTCGACCGGGCTCGGCCGCGGCATGGCGCAGGGTCTCGCGGAGGCGGGTGCCGACATCGTCGGCATCGCCCGGTCGGACCAGTCGGCGACCGCCGCCGGCGTCGAGGCCGCCGGGCGCCGCTATTGCGCCATCGCGGCCGACCTCGCCAGCGCGGATGCCGGCGACACGATCCGCGAGGCCGTCGCGGCTTTCGGGCGGGCCGACATCCTGATCAACAATGCCGGCATGATCCGGCGGGCGGATTCGCTCGACTTCACCGAGAGCGACTGGGACGCGGTCATCGACCTGAACCTGAAGTCGATCTTCTTCCTGTCGCAGGCTTTCGCCCGCCATTGCGTCGCCGCCGGGCAGCCGGGCAAGATCATCCACATCGCCTCGATGCTGTCCTATCAGGGCGGCATCCGCGTGCCGGCCTATACGGCGGCCAAGAGCGGGCTCCTCGGCCTCGCCCGGATCATGGCCAACGAATGGGCGAAGCACCACATCAACGTCAATGCGATCGCACCCGGCTACATGGTCACCGACAACACCGCCGCGATCCGCGCCGACGCCACCCGCAATGCCGAGATCTCGGCGCGCATTCCGGCCGGGCGCTGGGGCGAGCCGGCCGATCTCGCCGGTGCCGCGGTCTTCCTGGCCTCGGCTGCCTCCGACTATGTCCACGGAACCTGCCTGCCGGTCGACGGCGGCTGGCTCGCGCGCTGA
- the ltnD gene encoding L-threonate dehydrogenase: MSTHSTPLATPRAASGAARAAVIGLGSMGFGMAQSLRRAGFDVAGTDVNPDAVARFVAEGGRGAASPAEAAADAAVVVCVVVNAAQTEAVLFAPGGVAAAMPEGAVFVSSATMDPAVARRLAAGLEATGRHYLDAPISGGAARAAKGELTVMASGTPAAFAAARGALDAMAAKVHELGDAAGIGASFKMINQLLAGVHIAAAGEAVALAAKLGLDLDKVYEVITGSAGNSWMFENRVPHILAGDYRPLSAIEIFVKDLGIVQDMVRAERFPAPIAAAALQMYLASAGLGFGRDDDSSVARTYAQLSGTRLPQPGGPAE; this comes from the coding sequence ATGAGCACCCATTCCACCCCGCTGGCCACCCCGCGGGCCGCCTCCGGGGCCGCCCGCGCGGCCGTCATCGGCCTCGGCTCGATGGGCTTCGGCATGGCCCAGTCGCTGCGCCGCGCCGGCTTCGATGTCGCCGGCACCGACGTGAACCCGGATGCCGTCGCCCGCTTCGTCGCCGAGGGCGGCCGCGGCGCGGCGAGCCCGGCGGAGGCCGCCGCCGACGCCGCGGTGGTCGTCTGCGTGGTGGTCAATGCGGCGCAGACGGAGGCGGTGCTGTTCGCTCCCGGCGGCGTCGCCGCGGCGATGCCGGAAGGCGCGGTCTTCGTCTCCTCGGCGACGATGGATCCGGCGGTCGCCCGCCGTCTCGCCGCGGGGCTGGAGGCGACCGGCCGGCACTATCTCGATGCGCCGATCTCGGGCGGCGCGGCCCGGGCGGCCAAGGGAGAACTGACCGTGATGGCCTCCGGCACGCCGGCGGCCTTCGCGGCCGCGCGCGGCGCACTCGACGCCATGGCCGCCAAGGTGCACGAACTCGGCGACGCGGCCGGGATCGGCGCCTCTTTCAAGATGATCAACCAGCTCCTGGCCGGCGTGCATATCGCGGCGGCCGGCGAGGCGGTGGCGCTCGCCGCCAAGCTGGGGCTCGATCTCGACAAGGTCTACGAGGTGATCACGGGCTCGGCCGGCAACAGCTGGATGTTCGAGAACCGCGTGCCGCACATCCTCGCCGGCGACTACCGGCCGCTCTCGGCGATCGAGATCTTCGTCAAGGATCTCGGCATCGTGCAGGACATGGTGCGCGCGGAGCGCTTCCCGGCACCGATCGCAGCCGCGGCGCTGCAGATGTATCTCGCCAGCGCCGGCCTCGGCTTCGGCCGCGACGACGACAGCTCGGTCGCCCGCACCTATGCGCAGCTCTCCGGGACCCGTCTGCCGCAGCCCGGCGGGCCGGCGGAGTAG
- the otnI gene encoding 2-oxo-tetronate isomerase: protein MPVFAANLTMMFNEWGFLDRFDAAAEAGFTAVEFLFPYDHPPEIVAERLSRNGLTQALFNMPPGDWAAGERGLAALPERFAEVQAGVSKALDYAAATGVKRIHIMAGLAAPDDPVAIATYRRSVEHAAGRLAEAGIDLLLEPINGRDMPGYFLNDFNRTAALIGEMGLGNVKLQFDIYHRQIIHGDVAKGLERLMPLTGHVQIANPPGRHEPDGGELNYPFLFAELDRLGYQGFVGCEYRPRGATLDGLKWFAPYRGARS, encoded by the coding sequence GTGCCGGTCTTCGCCGCCAATCTGACCATGATGTTCAACGAGTGGGGCTTTCTCGACCGCTTCGACGCGGCGGCCGAAGCCGGCTTCACGGCGGTGGAATTCCTGTTCCCCTACGATCATCCGCCCGAGATCGTCGCCGAACGGCTGAGCCGCAACGGCCTGACCCAGGCGCTGTTCAACATGCCGCCGGGCGACTGGGCGGCCGGCGAACGCGGCCTCGCCGCCCTGCCGGAGCGCTTCGCCGAGGTCCAGGCCGGCGTCTCCAAGGCGCTCGACTATGCGGCCGCGACCGGCGTCAAGCGCATTCACATCATGGCCGGCCTGGCCGCGCCGGACGATCCCGTCGCCATCGCCACCTATCGGCGCTCGGTCGAGCATGCCGCCGGCCGGCTCGCCGAGGCAGGCATCGACCTTCTCCTGGAGCCGATCAACGGGCGCGACATGCCGGGCTATTTCCTCAACGATTTCAACCGCACCGCGGCGCTGATCGGCGAGATGGGGCTCGGCAATGTCAAGCTTCAATTCGACATCTACCATCGCCAGATCATCCATGGCGATGTCGCCAAGGGGCTGGAGCGGCTGATGCCGCTGACCGGCCATGTCCAGATCGCCAATCCGCCCGGCCGGCACGAACCGGACGGTGGCGAACTGAACTATCCGTTCCTGTTCGCAGAGCTGGACCGGCTCGGCTACCAGGGCTTCGTCGGCTGCGAATACCGCCCGCGCGGCGCCACGCTCGACGGGCTCAAGTGGTTCGCGCCCTATCGCGGAGCCCGGTCGTGA
- a CDS encoding carbohydrate ABC transporter permease, which yields MTSAPPASATAATASDDTVGMDYLDSLPRRILVTYLPLACFIFVLLFPFYWMAITAVKPNDQLTDYEHYSPFWVVEPTLQHIKYLLFETSYPGWLWNTVVVSVCATALALVASVFAAYAIERLRFFGSRWVGLGIFLAYLVPPSILFIPLALLIFGLGIYDTKLALIFTYPTFLIPFCTWLLMGYFRSIPYELEECALIDGASRWQILTKVLLPLAVPGLISAGIFAFTLSWNEFIYALTFIQSSENKTIPVGVLTELVRGDVFEWGSLMAGALFGSLPVVILYSFFVDYYVASMTGAVKE from the coding sequence ATGACCTCCGCGCCCCCCGCCTCCGCAACCGCCGCGACGGCCTCCGACGACACCGTCGGCATGGACTATCTCGACAGCCTGCCGCGGCGCATCCTGGTGACCTATCTGCCGCTGGCCTGCTTCATCTTCGTGCTGCTGTTCCCATTCTACTGGATGGCGATCACGGCGGTGAAGCCGAACGACCAGTTGACCGACTACGAGCACTATTCGCCCTTCTGGGTGGTCGAGCCGACGCTGCAGCACATCAAGTATCTGCTGTTCGAAACCTCCTATCCGGGCTGGCTCTGGAACACGGTCGTCGTGTCGGTCTGCGCGACCGCGCTCGCCCTCGTCGCCTCGGTCTTTGCGGCCTATGCGATCGAGCGTCTGCGCTTCTTCGGCTCGCGCTGGGTCGGCCTCGGCATCTTCCTCGCCTATCTGGTGCCGCCGTCGATCCTGTTCATCCCGCTGGCGCTGCTGATCTTCGGGCTCGGCATCTACGACACCAAGCTGGCGCTGATCTTCACCTATCCGACCTTCCTGATCCCCTTCTGCACCTGGCTGCTGATGGGCTACTTCCGCTCGATCCCCTACGAGCTTGAGGAATGCGCCCTGATCGACGGCGCCTCGCGCTGGCAGATCCTGACCAAGGTCCTGCTGCCGCTCGCCGTCCCGGGTCTGATCTCCGCCGGCATCTTCGCCTTCACGCTGTCCTGGAACGAGTTCATCTACGCGCTGACCTTCATCCAGTCTTCGGAGAACAAGACCATCCCGGTCGGCGTTCTGACCGAACTGGTGCGCGGCGACGTGTTCGAGTGGGGTTCGCTGATGGCCGGCGCCCTGTTCGGTTCGCTGCCGGTGGTGATCCTCTATTCCTTCTTCGTCGACTACTACGTGGCCTCGATGACCGGAGCCGTGAAGGAATGA